A DNA window from Seriola aureovittata isolate HTS-2021-v1 ecotype China chromosome 8, ASM2101889v1, whole genome shotgun sequence contains the following coding sequences:
- the si:ch73-335m24.2 gene encoding protein eva-1 homolog C isoform X3, which produces MLIIECPSRTSVAVLSAFYGRRVPNQHLCPSANTNTTVEEDTACTSPIAIEKVLSECQDRRSCHIPVLSPVFGQDPCPLTSKYLLVSYKCRPEHHRTRLVCENERLRLMCKNETVLAIYSATFGHLLHGSPHCPHEAGSQNDMECLSPTALRKVSRRCHGRSNCSVLADTQTFGDPCFPGTRKHLRVSFTCVPRYLLEDVGRGSTDPFMISDYTHGGWYTGPTYRPQNVLLTNSLEIIEKILGLPEKVALYFVSGICAGLIFLLCVFGLRSTLVRDVKDLVSDLNYELKASRRQRKELMEDLYDDEISDTSSFCRLTQSYRTTDIFSPSTLTVEMVDRGVEQTRDLPNGDIWPHRDSSPYAIHKIKTYNN; this is translated from the exons ATGCTCATCATCGAGTGTCCCTCCAGGACGTCTGTGGCAGTCCTGTCAGCTTTCTATGGACGGCGTGTTCCTAATCAGCACTTGTGCCCCTCTGCGAACACCAACACAACTGTGGAGGAGGACACGGCGTGCACTTCACCAATTGCCATCGAG AAAGTGCTGTCAGAGTGTCAAGATCGCCGTTCCTGTCACATCCCTGTCCTCAGTCCAGTGTTTGGGCAGGACCCCTGTCCACTCACCAGCAAGTACCTCCTAGTCTCCTACAAGTGCAGACCAG AGCACCACCGCACAAGACTCGTGTGTGAAAATGAGCGTCTGAGGCTGATGTGTAAAAATGAGACCGTCCTCGCCATCTACTCAGCCACGTTTGGACACCTTCTGCATGGCagtcctcactgtcctcacGAAGCTGGATCACAAAATGACATGG AGTGTCTGTCACCTACGGCCCTGAGGAAGGTGTCCCGCAGGTGTCACGGCAGATCAAACTGCTCAGTCCTGGCCGATACTCAAACCTTTGGGGACCCCTGTTTCCCCGGCACCAGGAAACACCTGCGGGTGTCCTTCACGTGTG TTCCCCGGTATCTTCTGGAAGATGTGGGCAGAGGTTCAACCGATCCTTTCATGATTTCGGACTACACACATG GTGGATGGTACACTGGCCCCACCTACAGGCCTCAAAATGTGCTCTTAACCAACTCTCTGGAGATCATTGAAAAAATTTTGG GTCTACCAGAGAAAGTGGCTTTGTATTTCGTCTCCGGCATCTGTGCTGGTCTGATTTTTCTGCTCTGCGTGTTTGGTCTGCGCTCCACACTAGTGAGAGATGTTAAAGATCTGGTTTCTGACTTGAACTATGAGCTGAAAGCATCTCGCAGACAGCGCAAGGAGCTCATGGAGGACCTCTACGATGATGAGATCTCAGACACGTCGTCCTTCTGTCGACTCACGCAGTCCTACCGCACAACTGACATCTTCAGTCCTTCCACGTTGACAGTAGAGATGGTTGATCGTGGAGTTGAGCAGACAAGGGATCTGCCCAATGGAGACATTTGGCCACACCGAGACTCCAGCCCTTATGCCATTCACAAGATTAAAACCTACAACAATTGA
- the clic2 gene encoding chloride intracellular channel protein 2: MALRQNSDKEPSIELFIKAGHDGENVGNCPFCQRLFMVLWLKGVKFTVTTVDMRKKPAELKDLAPGTNPPFLLYNGTLKTDFIKIEEFLEQTLAPPRYPHLSPLNKESFDVGADIFAKFSAFIKNSPNNAFHEKNLLREFKRLDDYLNSPLPEEIDHNSTETISVSKRKFLDSDRLTLADCNLLPKLHVIRIAAKKYCDFDIPDQFTGVWRYLQNAYEREEFKQTCPADIEIEKAYLSVVNKRK; encoded by the exons ATGGCACTCCGGCAGAACTCTGACAAGGAGCCAAGCATCGAGTTGTTCATTAAG gCTGGACATGATGGTGAGAATGTGGGGAACTGCCCCTTCTGCCAAAGGCTCTTCATGGTTTTGTGGCTGAAAGGAGTGAAGTTTACAGTGACCACTGTTGACATGAGGAa GAAACCAGCAGAGCTGAAGGACCTGGCCCCAGGGACAaaccctcctttcctcctctacAACGGCACCCTGAAAACAGACTTCATCAAAATCGAGGAGTTTCTTGAACAAACACTGGCCCCTCCCAG GTATCCTCATCTCAGCCCGCTGAACAAAGAGTCCTTTGACGTGGGTGCTGACATTTTTGCAAAGTTCTCTGCTTTCATAAAGAACAGCCCAAACAACGCCT TCCATGAGAAAAACCTGCTGCGGGAGTTTAAACGCCTGGATGATTACCTGAACTCCCCCCTCCCTGAGGAAATTGACCACAACTCGACGGAAACCATCAGCGTCTCCAAGAGGAAGTTCCTGGACAGCGACCGCCTCACCTTAGCTGACTGCAACCTGCTGCCCAAGCTGCACGTCATCAGG ATTGCTGCCAAGAAGTACTGCGACTTTGACATTCCCGACCAGTTCACAGGTGTGTGGCGATACCTTCAGAACGCCTACGAGAGAGAGGAGTTCAAACAGACGTGTCCGGCAGACATTGAAATTGAGAAGGCTTACTTGAGTGTGGTCAACAAGAGGAAGTAA
- the si:ch73-335m24.2 gene encoding protein eva-1 homolog C isoform X1 produces MTVPWSFCRSFRLLPLLLALKMHTAHAAPDFSMYLHSILKNHTAHACEGDMLIIECPSRTSVAVLSAFYGRRVPNQHLCPSANTNTTVEEDTACTSPIAIEKVLSECQDRRSCHIPVLSPVFGQDPCPLTSKYLLVSYKCRPEHHRTRLVCENERLRLMCKNETVLAIYSATFGHLLHGSPHCPHEAGSQNDMECLSPTALRKVSRRCHGRSNCSVLADTQTFGDPCFPGTRKHLRVSFTCVPRYLLEDVGRGSTDPFMISDYTHGGWYTGPTYRPQNVLLTNSLEIIEKILGLPEKVALYFVSGICAGLIFLLCVFGLRSTLVRDVKDLVSDLNYELKASRRQRKELMEDLYDDEISDTSSFCRLTQSYRTTDIFSPSTLTVEMVDRGVEQTRDLPNGDIWPHRDSSPYAIHKIKTYNN; encoded by the exons ATGACAGTACCATGGAGTTTCTGCCGGTCTTTCCGTCTTCTGCCTCTCCTTCTGGCTCTGAAGATGCACACCGCACATGCGGCTCCCGATTTCTCTA TGTATCTTCACAGTATTCTGAAGAACCACACGGCTCATGCATGTGAAGGAGACATGCTCATCATCGAGTGTCCCTCCAGGACGTCTGTGGCAGTCCTGTCAGCTTTCTATGGACGGCGTGTTCCTAATCAGCACTTGTGCCCCTCTGCGAACACCAACACAACTGTGGAGGAGGACACGGCGTGCACTTCACCAATTGCCATCGAG AAAGTGCTGTCAGAGTGTCAAGATCGCCGTTCCTGTCACATCCCTGTCCTCAGTCCAGTGTTTGGGCAGGACCCCTGTCCACTCACCAGCAAGTACCTCCTAGTCTCCTACAAGTGCAGACCAG AGCACCACCGCACAAGACTCGTGTGTGAAAATGAGCGTCTGAGGCTGATGTGTAAAAATGAGACCGTCCTCGCCATCTACTCAGCCACGTTTGGACACCTTCTGCATGGCagtcctcactgtcctcacGAAGCTGGATCACAAAATGACATGG AGTGTCTGTCACCTACGGCCCTGAGGAAGGTGTCCCGCAGGTGTCACGGCAGATCAAACTGCTCAGTCCTGGCCGATACTCAAACCTTTGGGGACCCCTGTTTCCCCGGCACCAGGAAACACCTGCGGGTGTCCTTCACGTGTG TTCCCCGGTATCTTCTGGAAGATGTGGGCAGAGGTTCAACCGATCCTTTCATGATTTCGGACTACACACATG GTGGATGGTACACTGGCCCCACCTACAGGCCTCAAAATGTGCTCTTAACCAACTCTCTGGAGATCATTGAAAAAATTTTGG GTCTACCAGAGAAAGTGGCTTTGTATTTCGTCTCCGGCATCTGTGCTGGTCTGATTTTTCTGCTCTGCGTGTTTGGTCTGCGCTCCACACTAGTGAGAGATGTTAAAGATCTGGTTTCTGACTTGAACTATGAGCTGAAAGCATCTCGCAGACAGCGCAAGGAGCTCATGGAGGACCTCTACGATGATGAGATCTCAGACACGTCGTCCTTCTGTCGACTCACGCAGTCCTACCGCACAACTGACATCTTCAGTCCTTCCACGTTGACAGTAGAGATGGTTGATCGTGGAGTTGAGCAGACAAGGGATCTGCCCAATGGAGACATTTGGCCACACCGAGACTCCAGCCCTTATGCCATTCACAAGATTAAAACCTACAACAATTGA
- the si:ch73-335m24.2 gene encoding protein eva-1 homolog C isoform X2 encodes MTVPWSFCRSFRLLPLLLALKMHTAHAAPDFSMYLHSILKNHTAHACEGDMLIIECPSRTSVAVLSAFYGRRVPNQHLCPSANTNTTVEEDTACTSPIAIEKVLSECQDRRSCHIPVLSPVFGQDPCPLTSKYLLVSYKCRPEHHRTRLVCENERLRLMCKNETVLAIYSATFGHLLHGSPHCPHEAGSQNDMECLSPTALRKVSRRCHGRSNCSVLADTQTFGDPCFPGTRKHLRVSFTCVPRYLLEDVGRGSTDPFMISDYTHGLPEKVALYFVSGICAGLIFLLCVFGLRSTLVRDVKDLVSDLNYELKASRRQRKELMEDLYDDEISDTSSFCRLTQSYRTTDIFSPSTLTVEMVDRGVEQTRDLPNGDIWPHRDSSPYAIHKIKTYNN; translated from the exons ATGACAGTACCATGGAGTTTCTGCCGGTCTTTCCGTCTTCTGCCTCTCCTTCTGGCTCTGAAGATGCACACCGCACATGCGGCTCCCGATTTCTCTA TGTATCTTCACAGTATTCTGAAGAACCACACGGCTCATGCATGTGAAGGAGACATGCTCATCATCGAGTGTCCCTCCAGGACGTCTGTGGCAGTCCTGTCAGCTTTCTATGGACGGCGTGTTCCTAATCAGCACTTGTGCCCCTCTGCGAACACCAACACAACTGTGGAGGAGGACACGGCGTGCACTTCACCAATTGCCATCGAG AAAGTGCTGTCAGAGTGTCAAGATCGCCGTTCCTGTCACATCCCTGTCCTCAGTCCAGTGTTTGGGCAGGACCCCTGTCCACTCACCAGCAAGTACCTCCTAGTCTCCTACAAGTGCAGACCAG AGCACCACCGCACAAGACTCGTGTGTGAAAATGAGCGTCTGAGGCTGATGTGTAAAAATGAGACCGTCCTCGCCATCTACTCAGCCACGTTTGGACACCTTCTGCATGGCagtcctcactgtcctcacGAAGCTGGATCACAAAATGACATGG AGTGTCTGTCACCTACGGCCCTGAGGAAGGTGTCCCGCAGGTGTCACGGCAGATCAAACTGCTCAGTCCTGGCCGATACTCAAACCTTTGGGGACCCCTGTTTCCCCGGCACCAGGAAACACCTGCGGGTGTCCTTCACGTGTG TTCCCCGGTATCTTCTGGAAGATGTGGGCAGAGGTTCAACCGATCCTTTCATGATTTCGGACTACACACATG GTCTACCAGAGAAAGTGGCTTTGTATTTCGTCTCCGGCATCTGTGCTGGTCTGATTTTTCTGCTCTGCGTGTTTGGTCTGCGCTCCACACTAGTGAGAGATGTTAAAGATCTGGTTTCTGACTTGAACTATGAGCTGAAAGCATCTCGCAGACAGCGCAAGGAGCTCATGGAGGACCTCTACGATGATGAGATCTCAGACACGTCGTCCTTCTGTCGACTCACGCAGTCCTACCGCACAACTGACATCTTCAGTCCTTCCACGTTGACAGTAGAGATGGTTGATCGTGGAGTTGAGCAGACAAGGGATCTGCCCAATGGAGACATTTGGCCACACCGAGACTCCAGCCCTTATGCCATTCACAAGATTAAAACCTACAACAATTGA